TTGTCTTCATTATTAAGTGCTACAGCTCCCACCACAAAACCGTGAGTCCAGTTTGGCACCTCTTTCTGCTAAGTCCTCAATTCCTCACTGGGGTTCTGCCATGTAAAAGTTACAGTGAGAGCAGAAGCCCACAATGTGGTAGAGTTTGGCTTGATACATAATACAAATTGAATCCCAGATGGGTTCTTGGAAAACTTGCCCAACAGACTCCTCCTTCAAGTGCCTACTTATAGCATAAGACTCCTGATTAATGGAACATGGTGAAATTGAGCCGGCTCTTGAAACTCAGGGGAAAACCAGGACAAGCTATGTATAAGGAACAAGGAGAATGGAGAGATTGCCTCACCATTCCTGGAGTGTTTTGACAATGTTACTGATGTCCTTCTTCTGGATGTCTCTGCCAATACAAAAATCCACCTCTAACACCTGGTTTCGTTGATCCAACTTCCCCTGGATAATATCTGTGTAAACAGCTTCAATAATGAGAtcttccagctccctcagatTCCTCATATCCAGGTCCTTCAGCAACACAGAATAGGGAATGCACTAAAAAGAGCAAGACCAAGAATAAGTTAACAGTCCTGAAGTAAAAATGAATGGCTAGTCTCAAAAGGTTGAGACTCAACTGTTCATTGTATATTACACTTTGACCTGCAGGTACAGCAGTGACTGATCATGGCAGAACAAATGCTTGCCAGGCTATGAAATATTCTGACACAACTTTGATAATTCCTGAAGCTTTGGTATAGCACATTCTAGAAGAAAAAAGGTAAATGGGATTGTAGAAGAAATTAAGAGTGTTACATAATTTTATCTAGAACAAAAAGTCAGTGTTGTAAAGAATGATTCTCCATTCAGGAGCAGTGAAAAAAGACATACAAAGTTTCCCAGACCTTCCTGACCAACCTGCACGTCAGTTCAGATATCCCTACACTTCACCCATGGAAGTCCACTAAGTTAATATCCCAAATGCACCAGGAGAGAACACTGTAACCTACATGCACTTTCCCAgtacaggatttttttgtgaGTACCCATGCAGTCTGATACAATTTCAGTGCTCTAGAATGGATGCcattttctaaaacaaaatcAAGAGACAACAGCTGTCAAACCCTACACACTTTACCTTCATTCGGGAAGCCAGGCTTACAATCGTCAAGTGTTTCAGCTTGTTTTTCTGAGTCACTGTTAATTCAGGCAGGTTATCTTTGTTTGCTGTTAATGTCAAAAAGACAGGATTCAGgactttattttgaaaattacacAATCCAGGCTGCAGAACTTCAGGCTAGTTATGCTACACTACACCCTGAAATACTGAACACCTCCAGCTAATGTGGGTGCTAGCTGATGAACAgagcatgctgctgctgctgcagacaaaTTGGCACACccagggagagaaggggaaaagttAAGAACAACTTGGCAATTGCATTCTTATCTGCTTCTTCAGTAATTCTGGTTCTGGAATTAGAAGGTAATTCACAACTGGTACCCTGCCAAAACAGTTGGTCAATGGCTTTGTTTCTACcaagtaaattttatttcattaacaaactgacagaaaaaaatctttgcccTTTGCTGTTCTGGTTGCAAATacatctgtttttatttctctgaagagctgcagaattTAAAGTGTGAAGGCtgaggaagagaggagaaatcATTAATCTAGATGGCCACACTGTCACTGCATTATATCCATGTGCctcatgaatatttaaaaaagagaaaggataCTGGCAGCCCTCCAAAGCTAAGAAACTCTTTAAAATATCTACTTTAATGGAAATGAGTGTTTCAGGGCCACTCAAGTTCTCTCATCCATCCCACCTCATTCAGTGCTCTACATTTTGActgcttttccccctttctctttcttcactagaaaaggaagaatgaactgtgctgtcacacactgTGACACAAGTGCCACGGACAGCAAGCACATCCTCTAATCAGTCACCGAATTCACGAGGCTCATGTTGCTCCACAGACACTGGAATTTCCAGTCCTTGCATTTACAGATGCCACTGCTCCTTACAAGAACTAGATAGCTCATCCACCACCATAAGAATGAGCACTATGACAGAATTATTTGTCACACTCTGTAATGGTCTGGATGAGGTTGCTACCCACAAATTAAGCATTAAATTGTAGCAGAATGGAAGCATAAGCACCGAAGATAAAAGCACATTTGAACAGATACAAAGATGATTCACACATAGTCTTTTTAAAGCTATATAAAAGTCATTATTTCAACTTGTATTCTGGCTAAGAAATTACTCACTTTGTTTCAGCAATGCCGTCATGAAATAAAAGGTTCTCACAAACCATATAGGTTTTTTATAAATAATGCAGAACAATTTTGTCTAAGTTTTCTGCAGTTTCCATAACTGGTGTAATCTAAATTTCCATAGAGATGTCTGAAATTTCCCTCTACAGAGGTAAGTGGCCTGTGAACGTCAATGAATTCTGCTGCAGACCAAGTCAACCCAGTGCTGCAGTCCCATCCAAACCTGTAGCACCCCAGAGTCTCTAAcccttcctttcatttttatcaAGTAAAAAGCACACATGACCCAGACCCCCTATGGACAATTCTCCTAAGCAAGTTCTGTTCCTGGATGCTTTCACCCAGCCACACTACACCAGGTACCTAAGAAAGCACAGAATTGCCTCTGACAATCCCAAAGGGCCACCCAGTCCCACGCTCTGCAAACGGGCAGCAGTCTCTTACCTACATAGTCGCGGTACGTTCCGTAAGCAAACAGgttcagcagctggaaatagGCAGCATTAGACCCCTCAGCAAGCTGACGGGGAGAAAAGAAACATCACATAAAATGGGCAAAACAATCCTGACAGGCACCTTCTCCAGAGAATGGTTTAAGTCTGCACAGGACAAGAAGCACCCAGAAAAGCAATTATATCCCATGCTGGACCAGTTCTAAGGCAGTTTTAGAGTCAAGATGATCCAGCCATTTCTATGTACTGGAACTTAACTCCAGTTTGTATTGTCAACTGCTTTGTGTGGCATCTTGggaggtaaaagaaaaaagcaaatcttAACTTCAGCTGACAATTATAGGGCCAGCTCCTCTCATCAGGTGATAAGCAAGTAGGTAATGGTGATGGCTGGTAAGGATCCTGTGAAAGCCAGGACAGCTTACCTGCAGAGCCACCACAGcttcaaagcaaagcaaagctgggACACTGTAACTGGAGTGCATTTGAAGGTAACAGCTCCTCTCTTGCCTGCAAACACTTCACCGGAATAATGGCAGCACCAAGCAGTGATTTTTATTGATTAGGTTTTTAATACCATTGGCTGCACacaaatccaggaaaaaaacagtacTTGTGATTTGATGCTGAATAACCATCAAGATGCTTTTATGCATATTTAAGAACCTGTTTAAAAAGCTAAACTTGCTGTACACTGTGTTACTCCAGCTGCAGAGATACTCAACTTAGATTCCAGCATTGTAGGCAGGAGCTGGCAAAGCATTCTCAGCAAAAGCTCTGGAACTTACTTTCCACCTTGGTTTGAAGTGGTTTGGATTTGGTTACCACCTAGGCCTGATACACTAGACATCTGTTCACAAAGACTTTGGAGAGCATTGAAGTTCTGCTTTCCAGGACAGTAAAGAAATAGAAAGGGATTCTTTCCTTGTTGGCTGCCAAAGTGCCTTCTTAAAACAGCTactgtgctgctgccatgtTTTTGCTGTGTTAGCAATTGCCTTAAGGTAGCAAAGCTTTATATAAGTATTCTTGAACACCTAAAATATACAGGCAAAAGCAAGGTCAGTCTCTTACTCAAAAACATCTCTCAACCCAAGTAAGTTGCACCAGGCCCTCCTGGCACAGAAATTTCACCCACAGGCTGCTTGTGGAAACTTCTGGGGATCCTGGTAGTACAGAAGgggcattaaaataaaaactcaacTCTTACCTCTTTCACATTTGTTAACTCCAACAGCTCTCCAAAGACATAAACCCCAGGAGCCTCCAGCACTTGATTTATAAGAGCAGTCAGAGCTGAGCCACTTGTTCCTTTGGCTAGTAAAATGAACTGCTCTAGAAGATTGCAGGACGGCTTCTGTTCTCCTGCCATTCTAGGTTTTCAATCTGTGAGTAAAACAACATAATATTAACACatcctttctcctctgctgaaTTCTGCCTGGCAGGGGACCAAAAGGTGCTCAGCACAATAACATTCCAGTatcagcagagccaggcttttCTTCAGCATTCAGGAAGGCCAGAACAGGTTCAACTGCTGATTTAGCTGGAGAGCAAGAATGACTCCCACAATCTCTAAGCAAAATTTCCATCTGATCAGTTCCCTAAGAGGATCAGCTCTTGCAGATTCCTTCTTATAGGACAGGAGTTTAGATTTCATGATGTTTTCAGACTTTTCCTTCTAGTGATGTTGCCAAATAATGCCAACAGTAAAGATGCTATTGATACACTTGATTGACTTCCTCCTTCCTCATCACACAGCTGCAAACCAGCAACTAATGTAATTCCCTATGAAGGACGGATGCACACTGTATGCCCACACATCCCACCTTTTCCTTTGACTCTGGATATTGATACAGTGTGTATCCATAATTCCCACAGCCTTCTGAGCCCAAAAGGCAAACTGAGGGCTGTAAGCAGCTCCCTGGTCTGCACTGTACTGTTCAAGTGTTTTGGGTTAACAGGAAAGCTTAAGTGATAAAAATACCCTTTCTACAAAGGCTCTATTTAAGTCTCTGCAAAGAGAGGTCTTTGTCTTCGGCTGCTGCCTGACATTTTTTGGTGTGCATGCTGTCTCCCAGCACCAACATGTTGCTTTTGAAATGTAAACCACTATTTATTAACAAGTTCCACAAAATGAGCTGTTTGTTTACAAACAACTAAGACAAAACTTCCCAAGCATGTTATTcagaaaccaaacaaagaaCTTAACAGATAAGGGAGGTTTTGTGTTATGTTTGTATGGGATAATTATCAAGCAGAGGCTATAACCTTTACTCTGGTGATGAAAACCAAACACCAGAGAACCCAACAGCAGAGAACCTGTCTGGTTCTGTGTGACCCACATCCTCCCTTGTGGGGGGGGAGCACAGTCATACAGGGGCTTCACTCTTTCATCAGGCCTAACCAAATTAAGGCTTGTGAGAGCATCACAGCTTCCTGTATTAGTCAACTTCTAAAAATACACTTCACTCTGTTCCATTACACCTGCAGGTACAAATGGTCTCAACTGGAGTGAGCAACCTTTAACGCTCTCCACACAGAGATATCTCAGCTCCCAAAGTCTCTCTGGGGTTCTTTCCATCAGAGGCACAGGTGCAGCCTGGCTGAACAGCACCTCAGTTCTGACTGAGAAATCCCTGCACTACAGAACATTACATGTGGCTGCCTAACACAtcagtgctgctccctctgctcacAGAGAGCACGATTTCCTCACGAGAGAATATGGATTGACTGTGCTGGGAATGAGATTCCCATTTCACAGTTCTATTGTCCTCCCTCACAGGTAATCAAACCACAGCTGGTGTGTGAGGTTACAAAAGACTGGCTGGCTGTATCCGTACCCTGGTGGCAAAGGGATGCCaattctctgctccttcccaagtAAACGTTCGGACAACTGCGGTGCTATTGCAATCTGTGTGCACACCCGTGTCACAGGGAATACCTCGCTGCTTCCACAACCGACTTACTCCGGTGAGAAGTGACTGAAATACACCAGACACTCCAATGCAGCTCGTCCAAAAGCTACAACAACCCAAGCAGGGGGACAAGCCGGGCTTCTCTCGCAGTCAGGCCTTTCTAAGGTAGCTCAGGGAGTCTGCGGGCGGGAAGCGGCCCGCAGACTCTGAGCAGGAAGGCGGGGGCTTCCCGGCCCTGCCGCTCCCCCAGACCTCTGGCAGAGCCCTCAGGCCCCACCGAGCCCTGCCGCAGGGTGTAATTTACTGGGGGTCCCTCACCGCCGCTCCCGTTCTCAGGAGGCTTCTCCCATTCCCGGCATTACCTCTCCGCTCCCGGCCTCCcgtcccgccgctcccggcgccGAGCCCACCGCGCCTCAAGCCGCCATGATGGCGGCGCCGGTGTCCGCGCGCGGTTCCTTCCCCCCCGGAACGCGCGGGCCGCGCCGAACGTTCCGCCCGATCCCGGGCGGCCGCGAGCACCGGGAACCGCgacccagcatccctgggataGCGGGATGGGGACGGCGGGCTGGCGATGCTGGCACCTACAGAGCCTGGTCCAGCACATGAAGCAAACTTCACTGGGACCCGAGCAGCTGTTCCAGCCTAAGCAAGTTAAATTCCTGCCTTTCTTCTTGGGGATACGAGGTTCTGTCGCAGCATCACCCGTGCAAAGGGCTGCTGTTGTAAGGTCGCTTCGTTATTAGAAGTGGGACCGTTATTAGATTGAAtggggcactggaacagactcccCAGGGAACTGATCATGGCAGAAAacctggcagagctcaaggagTGTTTGGGAAACACTTTCAGACACAGAGTGGgattcttggggctgtcctgtgcaagGACAGGAGTTAGGCTCGAggatccttgtgagtccctttCCACTCAGGATATTGTCTCAGGCCAATCCTCCTGGGAAATACCAAGAGATGTAGTGAAGATAGAACTGATTTTTAAACTCCACAGAAAAATGGTCCATACAAATGATAAACCAaagggcagagctctggcagtGACATGGAGTCAGGGAGCGAACTGGAAGGGTTAAGATTCTCCCCAGGGAGGATCAGGAGCCAAAAGACAATTGAAGGGGTATCAGAACAAGGATGGAAAGAGGGAACTGGGGGGTGCTAACCTCCCCAAGATTTGTAGGCTCATCCATGCCATGTTGCGAATAAAATGTGCCTCTGTTAAAAATCCTTCAGCTGCGAGCAAAGTGCTTCTGACTTGCAGTCAGCAAGTCCCTGAAGATCAAATCATGGACCAGCATGGTCAGGAGGGGGAAGCCTTCAAGGAAAGAACATCAGAAACTATTAGGGAAACTGATGGGGCTTAGCCTGTGTCTCAGAGCCATCTACAGCAGGTCCCAAGGGCCCCATCATCCATCAGAGAAGGGGTGGCAGACGAGTGCAGAGGTGCAGGTGTTGGAATGCTGTTGTGACACTCTGGGCTTCAAAGCAAATTGGATGTAAAAAAACCAGGCCCTGCGCAACAAGGGAACTCAGCCAGGGCTATAACAAGCCAGTCAGTAATTTACTTAAGCCACACTTAGCTCTCATTTGCACAGAGAGGGAGAATTACCTCTTTAATCACATCCTAACCAGGCCCTTCCCCACAGTTCCTGTCATCCTGCAGACACGCTGGAACAGTTGCCTTGGACAAGCAGTGTGTGGCCTCCTTTTTCCCTTGCTAAAGCTTGAATTCCAGgctgaaatagaaatgaaaatatatgatTGTGAGCTATTTTCCATGGATTGGTTTTGCAACCTTTTGATAGAGCCTGTGGGTAAAAATCTGACCATATAGGTCAGCCAGCAGTCCCAGTCCTGATACCTCCTAACTGTtgacagccagcctggctggctgaCCTGGACTTTGGAGGACAGCAACAGCTAAGCTCAGCTTTTGGtatggatttttgtttttaagaggaaaaatatgtGGATGTCCAGCTGTCTCATTCCCTTTTAAACAGCTATTGCAACCTCTTGCTCCACCCACACAGctctctgtgtgccaggagatgtTAATCCATTTTATCTTTTAATGTTGGCATTATCTCTCGACTCACCCCACCTCTTCCCCTTTTGATTCTGAAGTCCAGGTCCTTTTTAGGCAGCACATAATTCATCTTAtttccctgcactgccacagtAATGTCCCCAAGAAGTGGAGTCCTGGACCCCCAGACTTTGAGGACATCTGACCTCACCAAGAAGAGGGCCAacaatgaaaatacttttgtgTTTCTTATATTTTCACTTATATTTTATTACTCACCTGTACGTTCTTCCATGACCCTTCATCCATTCATCAGAAGCTGCCACACCTGCCAGAGATGTGAAGGAAAAGTTTACAGTTCCAAGTGGCACCAAGGACTAGAGGGATTTGCAGCAACTTTCCTGCAAGCAGATTTTTATGATGATGTGCTCTAGAGTGCTGTTTATGTTAATGCAGCCTGAGGActttgagagatcccagggtTTTTGTCACTCTGAGTTGAGCTGTCACGTGTTCCGCTGCCATTTGGCCCTGCACTAGCCACAAGAGCTTCACATTTCAGCTATGAGCTCTTCTGTGATTTTCAGAAGTTCATGAATGTGTGCTTCCCTACACAGCAAGGTGAATTTGAGAATTCTGAGACTTGTCCAGGAAATGCAAAGGCTCCAACTCGAAACTCCACAAACATCCCTACCTAGAGAAGCCCTTCAAAGGTGCAAGAGTTCCTTTCCATGAGATCCACTTGGTCTCTGGCTCCTTCATCTCTGAGGACACTGAATGGAGGGCAGGATTGAGTTCCTCATGACTTCTGTAAACCAGCATGTCCATGGCAGGCTCATCTCTACATACAACCATTTGTTTCTACCTTTTTCGGGTCTGCTTTTATCTTCCTTGCCTTTTCTCCTCATCAGTCTTTTCTCCTTGGTGATCTTTGGTCCCTCCTCCTTAGACAGCATGCAATTCCACAGCCTAGCTAAAATCCAGGATGGACTCTTAAttaaacacaaatatatatttgcACAGCTCACCCCTGGCACTCTGCCCAGACTCAAAATGACCCCTTCATACACTTAAACTGATGGTGGGAAATTGAGCATGGATCACATACATCAGGGAAATAAATGCTGCCTGGTTTTATTATTAAGATAAGCTGGTGATACTGGAGTGGCCTTGCCCTTATGCATTAAATGCAGCCTTTATTAATGCTCACATTCTCCACTTTTGCACAGTGGGCAATTTGGAGGCAAGTGGAGCCATGAGTGAGTGTACTGATGGCACCCTGACTGTTCACTGATCCTTGTTTGAGGATTGGGCTACAACTGCTGGCTTTATTTTTACTATGACTTAATGCTTTTATCAGTTGCATTCAGATTGTTAGCAGAGGGGTTAATCTGCTCACGTTAAAGTGCAGTCTGGCTCCTGGGATGTGCTAACAAACCTGAGACTTTCCCTGCACAATCAACTCTGTTACACAAACGTAAAGATGATTAACGAGCtagagcacctctcctatgaggacAGGCTGAAAGAATTTgcattgttcagcctggagaaggctccagggtgACCTTATTCAGGCCTTTCTGTACCTGAAGGGTAAGCTGAAGAGGGACTTTTCAAAAGGGAATAGAGGTCTAGTGATAGaacaaggggaatggcttcaaaattacagaaagcagatttagattagatacaaggatgaaattatttactgtagggtgctgaggcactgacacaggt
The Oenanthe melanoleuca isolate GR-GAL-2019-014 chromosome 9, OMel1.0, whole genome shotgun sequence DNA segment above includes these coding regions:
- the COPS7B gene encoding COP9 signalosome complex subunit 7b, translated to MAGEQKPSCNLLEQFILLAKGTSGSALTALINQVLEAPGVYVFGELLELTNVKELAEGSNAAYFQLLNLFAYGTYRDYVANKDNLPELTVTQKNKLKHLTIVSLASRMKCIPYSVLLKDLDMRNLRELEDLIIEAVYTDIIQGKLDQRNQVLEVDFCIGRDIQKKDISNIVKTLQEWCDGCEAVLLGIEQQVLRANQYKENHHRTQQQVEMEVTNIKKTLKATASSSAQEMEQQLVERECPPHTEQRQPTKKMSKVKGLVSSRH